CCAGCATCGTCAGGCCGCCCAGCAGCCCCACGGCACCGACGGGACCCAAGTTGAAGCGGGTGTGCACCAGGCTGAAGACCAGAGCCTGGCCCCACAAGGCAGGGCTGGTGCCCAGATGCAGTTCCAGTTCCCCCCAGAGCCAGCCGCGGAACAGCAACTCCTCGGCGAATCCCACACCGAGTAACAGGGCCATCGCATTGAGCAGTTGGGGTGCGCTGAGTGATCCGTGCCAGAACGCCTGACCGCTGGTCAGAAGGACAACGGTCACCAGGGCCAGCAGCAGGCCTGCCTTGAGCAGCCCCCGCAGGAAAGCCTGCGCAACCAAGGCGGGGACCGCCGTGACCCCGAGCCGGCGCCACGGCCTTCTCTCTGCCCAGACCCGCTGGATCCGCAGGGGCAGGCTGACCAGCAACAGCAGCAGCGCCAGTGCTGTTCCGACCAGATCCAACCGATCGCGAGGGATCGCTGGTGTCAGCAGCCCCAGCGGCTGCACCAACAGCCAGCCCAACCCGTAAAGCACCGGCACGTAAAGCAGGGTGCCAATCCAGCGGGGGCGCACTCAGGCCTCCGGTTCGATCGTGCTGGTGAGGCCCTTGGCCTTGAGGGTTTCGCTGTAGAACTCCGCCGGCTCCAGATCGCAGACGATCACCAGTCCCACGCCGGTGTTATGGGCTTCCAGCATCACGGCGATGGCATCCTGCTCGCTCAGGGAGGGCACCACCTGGCGCAGGGTGTTGACCACGTATTCCATGCTGTTCACGGGATCGTTGTGAAGCAGCACCTTGTAGCGGGGCGAGGTCTTGCGCACCCGCTCCGGCGCCTTCTCGATCACGGCGGCGCCCCCCGGGGATCGGGTGGGGGTTTCGGTCGCCGCCGGGTTGGTCATGGGCATGGCCGCTCCGGTCCACATAGGAGACAACTCTAAAGAGCCCGAATCCGGCGCATCGCCTCGTCGACGTTGGCGCGGGAGTTGAACGCCGACAGGCGGAAATAGCCCTCCCCGGCGGCCCCGAAACCGCTGCCGGGGGTGCCCACCACGTGGGCCTTGCCGAGCAGGTGGTCGAAGAAGCCCCAGGAATCCAGTCCGTCGGGGGTCTTGATCCACACGTAGGGGGCCTGCTCGCCGCCGTAAACCTGCAGCCCGGCGGCCGCCAGTTCGCGGCGGATGATGGCCGCGTTCTCCATGTAGAAGCTCACCAGGGCCCGCACCTGCTCCTGGCCTTCCGGGGAGTACACCGCCTCGGCCCCCCGCTGCACGATGTAGCTCACCCCGTTGAACTTGGTGCTCTGGCGCCGGTTCCAGAGCCCCCACAGCTCCACCGGTTCGCCGGTCGCCGATCGGCCGGTGAGCCCCCGGGGCACCACGGTGAAGGCGCAGCGGGTGCCGGTGAAGCCGGCGTTCTTGGAGAAGGAACGGAACTCGATCGCGCAGCGTCGCGCCCCTTCGATCTCGTAGATGGAGTGGGGCAGCTCGGGATCGGTGATGAACGCCTCGTAGGCGGCGTCAAACAGGATCAGGGCGTCGTGGGCCAGGGCGTAGTCCACCCATTGCTTCAGCTGCTCCCGGGTGGCAACGGCGCCGGTGGGGTTGTTGGGGAAGCAGAGGTAGATCAGGTCGACCGGCTGCTCCGGCAGGGGGGCGACAAAACCGTTGGCGGCGGTGATCGGCAGGTAGGTGAGTCCCCCGTAGCGTCCGCCGTCGTCGGACTCGCCGGTGCGGCCCGCCATCACGTTGCTGTCCACGTACACCGGGTAGACCGGATCGGTGACGGCGATGCGGTTGCCGGCCCCGAGGATGTCGAGGATGTTGCTGCTGTCGCACTTGGAGCCGTCGGAGACGAAGATCTCCTCGGCGCTCACCTCGCAGCCGCGGGACTGGAAGTCGTGGCGGGCGATGGCCTCCCGCAACCAGGCGTAGCCCTGCTCGGGTCCGTAGCCGTGGAAGCCCTCCCGGGTGCCCATGGACTCGATGGCCTGCTTCATCGCCTCGCGGCAGGCTGCCGGCAGGGGTTCGGTGACGTCGCCGATGCCCAGGCGGATCACGGGAGCCTCGGGATGGGCCGCGCTGAAGGCCTTGACGCGTCGGGCGATCTCGGGGAACAGATAGCCCGCCTTGAGCTTGAGATAGCTGTCGTTGACCTGAACCATGGGAGGGAAGCGGAAGGCGGGGCGGCTGGGCGTGGCGGCATCTTCCTATGGCGCGGTGCGGCCTGCCTACCATCGGTCTCCAGCCCGCAGGCCATGGCCTTGACCGTTGCGCCGATCGACTTCGCCGCGCTGGTGGACAGCAGCATCTCCCGCCCGGCCCGCTATCTGGGCAACGAGCGGGGGGTGGAGCCCCGGGACTGGTCGGCCGCTCGGGTGCGCTGGGCCCTCACCTATCCGGAGGTCTACGAGGTCGGCGCCAGCAACCTGGGCCACGTGCTGCTCTATTCCATCCTCAACGCCGTCCCCGGCCAGCTCTGCGACCGCGCCTACCTGCCGGCGCCCGATCTGGCGGTCCGGCTGCGGGAGCGGAACGCGCCCCTGTTCGCGGTGGAAAGCCACCGCCCCCTGGCCGCCTTCGACATCCTCGGCTTCAGCCTTAGCTACGAGCTGGGCGGCACCAACATCCTCGAGATGCTGGATCTGGCCGGCATCCCGATCCGTGCCGCCGACCGGGGCGACCTTCCCTTGGACGACCCGGAGGCCCCGCCGCTGATCTTCGCCGGCGGACCCACCGCCACCGGTAACCCCGAGCCCTTCGCGCCGTTCTTCGATTTCCTGGCCCTGGGGGACGGCGAGGAACTGCTGCCCGAGATCGGCCTGGTGGTGGCCGAGGGTCGCGCTGCCGGCCTGGGCCGCCGGGCTCTGCTGCGGGACCTGGCCGAGGTGCCGGGGGTCTACGTCCCGTCCCTGTATGCGCCTGGGCCCGATGGGGTGAGCCTGCTGCCGCTGGAGCCCGGCCTGGCCCCCCGGATCCAGCGGCGCACCGCCACCCCCATGCCCCACTACGCCATGGGCCTGGTTCCCCACATCGAAACCGTCCACGACCGGCTCACCGTCGAGATCCGCCGTGGCTGCACCCGTGGCTGCCGCTTCTGCCAGCCGGGGATGCTGACGCGCCCGGCCCGGGATGTGGAGCCCGAGGCGGTCATCGAGGCGGTGGAGGAGGGCATGCTGCGCACCGGCTACAGCGACTTCTCCCTGCTGTCGCTCAGCTGCAGCGATTACCTGTCCCTGCCGGCGGTGGGGGTGGAGCTGCGCAACCGGCTGGCGGAGCACAACGTCAGTCTCACCCTGCCCAGCCAGCGGGTCGACCGTTTTGACGATTCCATCGCCCACATCCTTGGCGGCACCCGCCGGGCCGGGCTCACCTTCGCCCCCGAAGCCGGCACCCAGCGCCTGCGGGACATCGTCAACAAGGGGCTCACGGACGCCGAACTGCTGCGCGGCCTCCGCACCGCCATGGAGAACGGCTACACCCGGGTGAAGCTCTATTTCATGATCGGCCTGCCGGGCGAGACCGACGCCGATGTGCTCGGCATCGTCGACACCTGCCGCGCGTTGCAGCAGCAGTGCCGCGATCTGGGCCGGCTGCAGCTCAACCTGACGATCAGCAACTTCACCCCCAAGCCCCACACGCCGTTCCAGTGGCACAGCGTGTCGACGGCGGAATTCCGACGCCGGCAGCAGCTGCTGCGCGACGCCCTGCGGCCCCTGCGGGGCCTCAAGACCAACTTCACCGACGTTCGCCTGTCGGCGGTGGAGGACTTCGTGGGCCGCGGCGACCGGCGGCTGGCACCCGTGATCGAGGCGGCCTGGCGGGCGGGAGCCGGGCTGGATGCCTGGTTCGAATCGGCCGAGCGCACCCATGCCGCCTGGACCGGCGCCATCGAGGCGGCTGGCCTGGGGGGCTCCTACCGCGCCCTGGAGATGGGCGGCTGGAGTGCGGCGGAGGCCTTCGCCACCGGCGATCTCGAGGCCTTCTGCCGTCAGCCCCTCCCCTGGGACCACATCGATTCCGGCGTCGACAAGACCTGGCTGGCTGAGGACCTGCGTCGGGCCCTGGCGGCGGCGGTGGTGCCGGATTGTTCCTTCGAGGGCTGCAGCAGCTGCGGCGTCTGCGGCCCTGAGCTGGGCCACAACGTGGTGATCCCGGCGCCCCCTGTTCCGCCGCCGATCCCGCCACGGGCTCCTGCCAGCGAAAGGGTCTGCCGGCTGCGCTTCGGCTTCGCCAAGACCGGCTCCCTGGCCCTGATCAGCCACCTGGACACGCTGCGCCTGCTGGAGCGAGCCCTGCGGCGCAGCGGCCTGCCGGTGAGCTTCACGGGCGGATTCCACCCCCTGCCGCGGCTGCAGGTGGCGCTGCCCCTGCCCCTGGGGGTGGAGGGCCTGGGCGAGTGGCTCGACCTCGACTTCGCCGCCCCGATCGATCCGGAGACGGCCCGCCAGCGCCTGCAGGCGGAACTCAGCGACGAGCTGACCTTGCATTCGGTCCAGGCCGTGCCCCTGGCGACCCCTGGCCTGGCCCAGCAGATCCGCGCCGCCCACTGGCGGATGGCCCTGCTGCCGGCGCCCGGTCAGCCGGCTCCGGTGCCGTCCCAGTGGTCGGCCGCCATCGTTGCGCTGCTGGAGGCCACCACCCTGCCCTGGCAGGACCAGGACAAGAAGGGCCGCCCCCGCCAGCGGGACTGCCGCCCCTACCTGCTCGCCCTCCGGACGGTGCCTCAGGAGGACCAGTTGCCAGGAGGGGCGGGGTTGGTGCTGGATCTGGAGGCCGCCGTGGATCCCCAGGGCCGCAGCCTGCGTCCCGAACATCTGCGCCATTGGCTGGGTGCGTCGCTGGGCCTGCCCCTGGTGCTGGGGCCGGTCCAGCGCCGTTGCCTTCGGCTGGACGCATGCTAAGTTCGCCCTAGACAGATACAGGAATCACGGGGATCCTCCCCTTCGTCCTGCTCTGACCAGACGCTTCTGCAACAGGGATGCTTTCTAGAAGCTCCTCCGCGAAAGCGCGATTTAAGTCAACACTGCTTGGTTCGGTCTTCGTTGCTTCGCATCGGGAAGGGACGTCATCCCTTCCGCCACGCTGCCGGCCCGACGACGTCTTACTCCCTTCACAGGCCCCTGGTTTCAGGGGTCTGTACCAGGCAAACAGCCGACGCCATTGTTACCAGGGTCGTTCTGTTCCTCTCCAGTGGCTGCGCGACCGCCACGGTCGGCGTCCGATTCCTTCCCTCCACCTGCCCTCTGGCAGGGCTCCACTGAGCCCACCATCTCTTCCATGCCCCAGCAGATCGTCATCGCTGAGCAGTTGCGGATCGCCGCAGTGCTCAACGACGAACGCGTCGATGAACTGATCGTCGCCCAGGGTCGCTATCAGATCGGCGACGTCTACCTCGGCACCGTTGAAAACGTGTTGCCCGGGATCGATGCGGCGTTCGTCAACATCGGCGAAAGCGAGAAGAACGGCTTCATCCACATCACCGACCTCGGCCCGCTGCGCCTGAGGAAGGGAGGCGCCGGCATCACCGAGTTGCTCGAGCCCAGGCAGAAGGTGCTCGTCCAGGTGATGAAGGAGCCCACGGGCACCAAGGGGCCGCGGCTCACCGGCAATCTCTCCCTGCCGGGCCGCTTCCTGGTGCTCCAGCCCCATGGCCAGGGTGTCAACATTTCCCGGCGCATCAACGGTGAGAACGAGCGCAACCGGTTGCGGGCCCTTGGTGTGCTGATCAAGCCCCCTGGGGCCGGCCTGCTGATCCGCACCGAGGCCGAGGACGTCAGCGAAGACATGCTGATCGACGACCTCGAGGGTCTGCTGCGTCAGTGGGAGTCGATCCAGCAGGCCGCCGAGACGGCCTCGCCGCCGGTGCTGCTCAACCGCGACGAGGACTTCATCCACCGGGTGCTGCGCGATCTCTACAGCCCCGATGTGCTGCGGGTGGTCGTCGACAGCGCCGATGCGGTGGCGCGGGTCAACGCTTTCCTCGGCTCCGACCAGGCCAATCTCCTGGTGGAGCACCACGGCGAATCCACCGAGATCCTCGAGCACTACCGGGTCAACGCGGCCATTCGCGATGCCCTCAAGCCCCGGGTGGATCTCCCCTCCGGCGGCTACGTGATCATCGAGCCCACCGAGGCCCTGACGGTCATCGACGTCAACTCCGGATCGTTCACCCGTTCGGCCAACGCCCGCGAGACGGTGCTGTGGACCAACTGCGAGGCGGCGGTGGAGATCGCCCGCCAGCTGAAGCTGCGCAACATCGGCGGCGTGGTGATCATCGACTTCATCGACATGGAGTCCCGCCGCGACCAGTTGCAATTGCTGGAACACTTCACCCAGGCCTCCCGCGACGACACGGCCCGGCCCCAGATCGCCCAGCTCACCGAACTCGGCCTGGTGGAGCTGACCCGCAAACGCCAGGGTCAGAACATCTACGAACTGTTCGGCCGGGCCTGCCCCAGTTGTGGGGGCCTGGGCCATGTGGCCGTGCTTCCCGGCAAGGACACCCTTCAGCCCCTGGCCACGGTCTCCGGCCTGGTGCGCTCGGCGGCTTCGGCCCGGGCGGAAGTGGCCAGCCCCGCCACTGGGGGTGGTGAGGTCGGCGGCAGTGGCCGGAGGCGGCGTGGCGGTCGTGGCGGCCGCGGTTCCGACGGGGCTGAGGCCCCGGCGGCAAGTGGGTTCGCCGAGGGCGTTGGCAACGGTGTCGCCGCCGTGTCTGTCTCCCAGGAGACCCTCCCCTCCACCGATGCACCCCAGCGCCGCCAGGAGCCCGAAGTGCTGGCCGTGCCGATGGACGCGGAGCAGGAGCTGGTCTATGGCTGGATGGGCCTGAGTCCGGCGCTGTTGCTCGATCCGATCCCCTCGGGGGAGAGCCTGATGGTGCGTGTCGTCCGCCCGGACGCTGATCCGGAAGCCGTCATCGAGGAAGCCCGCCAGCAGCTGGCCGCCAGCGGCTCCCGTCGCCGCCGCCGCGGCAGGAACGGCGAAGGCCGCAGTGGTACCGGCGAAGCCTCGGAGCCTGCCGAGGTCTTCGACGCCCCCGACGTCTCCGTCGCCTCAGAGGTCCCCGAGCACCACGAGGAGATTCCCATCCTGGCGATCACACCGGCACCGTTCGAATCCGAAGCCGTCGCCGAGCCCGCTGAACGCGTCAGCGTGGCGCTGCCCAGCCGTCGTTCCCCTGGCAGGGCCACACCGGTCGCGGCCCCGGTTCCGGTGGCGGCCGAGGCGGCCACCAGTGAGGCCAGCGAACCGCGTCGTCGCCGGCGCCGTTCCTCTGCCTCGGACTGATCCGCACGGTCCTGACGCCCTCGGGAGCCCCGAGGCGTCGGTCTGGGGAGGGCTCGATCCCTCCTCCTGCGCCGGGGTCGACGAAGTCGGCCGGGGCAGCCTGTTTGGGCCTGTGTTCGCGGCGGCCGTGGTGCTGCCGGCGGCGGCCCTCGCTCCCCTGGTGGCGGCAGGTCTGAACGACAGCAAGAGACTGTCTGCCAGACGCCGGCAGGCCCTGGTTCCCCTGCTGCGCCAGCACGCGCTGGCCTGGGCCCTGGGGCAGGCCAGCGCCAGTGAAATCGACCGCTGGGGTCTGCGCCTGGCCACCGAATGGGCGATGCTGCGGGCGTTGCAGCGGCTGCCCCGGCCGCCCCTGCTGCTGCTGGTGGATGGGGTGCTGCCCCTGAGGCCGTGGCCCGGACCCCAGACCGCCCTGGTGCGGGGTGATGGTCGCTGCGCGGCGATCGCCGCCGCCAGCGTGCTGGCCAAGCAGGAACGGGATGCCCTGCTGGCCCGACTGGCCCTGCGCCATCCCGGCTACGGACTGGAGCGCCATGCCGGCTATGGGACGCTCCAGCACCGGCAGGCGATCCTGCGGCTGGGTCCCACCCCCCTGCACCGCCGCAGTTTCCTCAGCTCGATCGGCACCAGCGCTGGAAGTCCCCCAGCAACTGCTGACTCACCCGGGTCCTGATGCCCAGCAGGATGCCGCCGAGCACCGAGCGGCCCGTGGCCTCCAGCACCTTCGGGGGGATCAGTTGCAGCAGGGTGGGGCGGCTCACGGTCACCGAAAGACTGGCTTCGCCGGTGAGGCCGCCGTCGGCCGCGGCAAGCCAGGAGCAGAGGCCAAGGCGGAAATCCTCCACCAGTCCCAGCCCCTCGAGCTGGCAGTCGACGGCCTCCAGCTCCAGCCGCCCGTTGCGGCGCACGACCTGCAGCTCCACCACGGGCTGGATCCGGAGCTGGAACACCTTCACCTGGCTCACCGTGTAGCGGTAGCGGCCCGGGCCGAGCGGTTCGAGCTGCTTCGGGTCAAGCAGGGCCTGCACCACCCGTTGCTCGTCGTCCAGGTAGGCGGGCAAGCGATCCGCTTCACTGACCACTGGAAGGTCAAGTTGCTGGCTGGCGCTGAAGGCCAGAGACATGGCCTGCGGGCCGGCAGGCCATGATCCTACCGATCACCCCAGACCGCCCCCCGCCATGCGCCTTGCCTTTCTCGGTCCCGTCGGCACTTACGGCGAGCAGGCGGCGCAGCGACTGGCGGGCCTGGAGGGCCTGGAAGGCGTCGCGTTCGTGCCCCAGCAGGGTATCCGCGCTGTGATCCGGGCCCTGGCCGAAGGGGATTGCGAACTGGCGGTGGTGCCGGTGGAGAACTCCGTCGAGGGGGGTGTCACCAGCTGTCTGGATGCCCTTTGGGAGCACCCGGACCTGGCGGTGGCCCGGGCCCTGGTGTTGCCCATCCGCCATGCGCTGCTGGGCAGTGGTCCGCTGGAGGGGATCAGTGAGGTGCTCTCCCACCCCCAGGCCCTGGCCCAGTGCAGCCTGTGGCTGGGGGAACAGCTGCCCCAGGCGTTGCAGCTGCCCACCAGTTCCACCGCCGAGGCGGCGCGGCTGGTGCGGGGCAGCCGCTTCCGGGGCGCCATCGCGTCGCTGGAGGCGGCCGCCGAGCACGGCCTGGAGGTGCTGGCCTACCCGATCAATGACGTACCTGGCAACTGCACCCGCTTCCTGCTCCTTCGGCGCGGGGAACGCTCCCAACGGGGTCCCTACGCCAGCCTCGCGTTCTCGCTCCACTCCAACCGCCCCGGGGCCCTGTTGGAGTCGCTGGGCTGTTTCGCCCGGCAGGGGCTGAACATGAGCCGCATCGAGTCGCGCCCCTCGAAGCGGGAAATGGGCGAGTACATCTTCTTCGTCGATCTTGAACTGCCCGAGGGTGCCGCCCCGCTGGAGGGGGCGATCGCCGATCTGACCCCCCTCTGTGAACACCTGGCCCTGTTCGGTGCCTACCCCCTCAGCAACCTCGCCGCCGAAGAGAAGACGCCCTGACCGCTGGGGCTTGGTCAGCATCGCTGGGCGGCAAGGGGCCGCGGAAGACGCCGAACTGCATCAGACCGGTGCGGAAGGCCCAGTCCATCAACAGCAGTGTCGGGGTTTCCCGCAGGCCCTGAACCACGGCCCGCGGCCCCAGACCCAGCACCGCCCCGGGGCGGCGCACCCCCTCAACGATGGAATCCACCCATGAAGGCAGGGTGGCCGCGGTCCAGTCCGCGGTGCTGATCGGCTGGCCGCGGTTCCAGGGGCTGGTCTCGAGGTTCCTCCTCAGGGAAGGAATGCTGGCGAATTCCGGATGGGCCCACTGGTCGAGCAGCTGGCGCATCACCCAGCGCTCCAGCCGGTTCATGGGGGCGACGGCCGGATCGCGGCGGTTCCAGTCGGCCACCGCCAGGCAGCCCCCCGGCCGCAGCACTCGCAGCATCTCATCGGCGTAGCGTTGCTTGTCGGGCATGTGGGGGCCGGCCTCCACGCTCCAGACCGCGTCAAAGCCCGCATCAGCCGCTCCGTCCGGCAGATCCAGGGCCAGGGCGTCCATGACGGCGAAGCGGCAGTCCGGCAGGTCGGCGGGTGTGAGCTCCCGTGCCCTGGCGATCTGGGCCGGACTGATGCTGATGCCCAGCACCTCGAAGCCGTAGTCCCGAGCCAGGATCCGGGCGCTGCCGCCGATGCCGCAGCCCACATCCAGCACCCGGCTGCCGGGGGGCAGACGGTCGAGGCCGCTCCAGCGGGCCAGTTCGTGCACAAAGGCGGCCTTGGCGGCCCGGAAATCCCGCGGTTCGGGAGGATCGCCGTAATGCCCCAGATGCACGTGCTCGCCCCACAGACGCTCCAGCAGGCGGTCGTCCGTCCAGCGGTCGTAGGCGGCGGCAACGCTGGCCGGTGACAGGTAGGTCCTTGAGCGGCGCTGCCAGAGCAGGGCCACCAGGACCGCAACAAGCACACCCCCCATCACCAGGAGGGGCAGCAGGACGCCGCCCGGGAACAGACTCGCCATGGTTCAGGCCTCGTTGTCGTCGTCGCCGAGGTTGGAGAAGGTGTCCTTGAGGACGGTGCGGGCCGCCAGTTGCCGCCGGGTCTGGTCCAGCAGTTCGTATTCCTGGCGCAGGCGTTCGCCGGTGTCGGTGATCTCCAGCAGGGCCTGCTGGTGATCGGCCACCGGCCCGCCGAGGTGGGCGCCGATCCAGAAGGAGAGTTCCCGCGGCAGATCAGGCAGGTCGGCGGGCAGCGACGAGGGCTTGCCGATCAGCTTGCCGGTGAGGTCGACGACGTCCCTGAGGGCCCGGGTGACCGTGCTGGTGAGCGTCTCGAGCTCCTCGTGGCTCTCGCTCACGGTGTCCTCGATCCAGCTGACCATGCCCACCCGGAAGGGCGTATCGCGCACGATGTCGAGGACCCGGAAGCGCTGCTGGCCCATCGTGACGATGTTGCTGCGGTCGTCGTCCTGGACCTGGCAGTGGAGGATCTCGGCGCAACAGCCCACTTCCGCCATGCGTTTGCTCTGGGGGTCCCAGCGCACCACGCCAAAGCGCCGATCCTCGGACATCGCCGTGCGCAGCATCATGCGATACCGCGGCTCAAAGATGTGAAGAGGCAACACCTCCTGGGGGAAGAGCACCACATCAGGCAGGGGAAACAGGGGCAATTCCCTGACGGCCAGATCAGTCACGCGCAGATGTTGCCGCTGGCGGCAGGGGGAAAGGGGCGATCGGGGGTCGGCAACGAACGGATCAACCAGAGCATCTCAAGTTTGAATCGATCCTAGAAACACCGACCCGCCGGGCGATGGCCGCATGGCCCCATCACCATCAGAGCTTGACCTCGATGTCCACACCACTGGGCAGGTCGAGCTTCATCAGGGCGTCGATGGTCTTGGAGCTGGGGCTGTAGATGTCGATGATCCGGCGATGGGTGCGGGTCTCGAAGTGCTCACGGGAATCCTTGTCGACGTGAGGCGAGCGCAGCACGCAGTAGATCTTGCGCTTGGTGGGCAGGGGGATCGGACCGATCGCCGTGGCAGCGGTGTGATCGGCAGTCTCGATGATTTTTTCGCAGGAGAGATCCAGCATGCGGCGATCGAAGGCCTTCAGGCGGATGCGGATCTTCTGCTGGGGGATGGAAGCGGTCATCGGAAGGGAAGCGCGGGCGAAGGTCGGCGGCAGCGCCGCTGAAACGGATTGTCGAGGTGCACGGGGAACCGGTGGTTCCGAAAGGGGGAGCTTCTCTCAGGAGATGCTCCCCCCAGAAGGCTAGATCAGCCTCACAGAACGATCTTGGAGACCACGCCAGCACCGATGGTGCGGCCGCCCTCGCGGATGGCGAAGCGCATGCCCTGCTCGATGGCGACCGGGCAGATCAGCTCGGCGCTCATCTTGATGCGGTCGCCGGGCATCACCATCTCGACGTTGGTGCCGTCATCGGCGGTGAAGGCCGTGATCTGGCCCGTCACGTCGGTGGTGCGGATGTAGAACTGCGGGCGGTAGCCGGCGAAGAAGGGGGTGTGACGACCACCCTCTTCCTTCTTGAGCACGTAGACCTCACCTTCGAACTTGGTGTGGGGCTTGATGGAGTTGGGCTTCACCAGCACCATGCCACGCTCGATGTCCTCTTTCTGGACGCCGCGCAGAAGCAGACCGACGTTGTCGCCGGCCATGCCCTCGTCGAGCAGCTTGCGGAACATCTCCACGCCGGTGACGGTGGTTTCGCGCGTGTCGCGAATACCAACGATCTGGACGGTTTCACCGACTTTCACCTTGCCGCGCTCGATACGGCCGGTGGCGACGGTGCCGCGGCCGGTGATCGAAAAGACGTCTTCGACGGCCATCAGGAAGGGCTTGTCGATCTCACGCTCGGGCTCGGGGATCGCCTCGTCAACGGCATCCATGAGGTCGAGGATTTTGTCGACCCACTCGTCTTCGCCACGGACGGCTTTCTTGCCGGCCTGGATGTACTCAAGGGCCTTGAGGGCGGAACCGGCGATCACGGGGATGTCGTCGCCAGGGAAGTCGTAGCTGCTGAGCAGCTCGCGCATCTCCAGTTCGACGAGCTCGAGGATTTCCTCGTCGTCGACCATGTCCTTCTTGTTCAGGAACACCACCAGCGCGGGCACGCCCACCTGCTTGGCCAGGAGGATGTGCTCCTTGGTCTGGGCCATGGGGCCGTCGGTGGCGGCCACCACCAGGATGGCGCCGTCCATCTGGGCGGCACCGGTGATCATGTTCTTGACGTAGTCAGCGTGACCGGGGCAGTCGACGTGGGCGTAGTGACGCTTGTTGGTCTCGTACTCGACGTGAGCTGTGTTGATCGTGATCCCCCGCTCCTTCTCTTCAGGGGCGCCGTCGATCTCGTCGTAGGCCTGGGCCTTGGCCATGCCCTGTGACGCCAGCACGTTGGTGATGGCGGCGGTGAGGGTGGTCTTGCCGTGGTCAACGTGACCGATGGTGCCGATGTTGACGTGAGGCTTGTTCCTCTCGAACTTCTCGCGTGCCATGGAAGGAAAGAATCGGGGGGGTGGGTTGGATGGAAGGAAAGATCAGGAATTGCCCTGATTCTTGGAGATGATGGCTTCCGCCACATTGCGAGGGACTTCCTCGTAATGGCTGAACTCCATCGAGAAGATACCCCGACCCTGGGTCATGGATCGGAGCTGGGTGGCGTAGCCGAACATTTCGGCCAGAGGCACTTTGGACTGGACTTTGGACTGTCCGTTGTCGACGGACTGTCCTTCGACCTGACCGCGGCGGGAGGAAAGGTCGCCGATGACCGAACCGAGGTAATCCTCGGGGACCTCGACCTCAACCTTCATCATCGGCTCAAGCAGTACGGGATTGCACTTCTTGACGCCATCTTTGAAGGCCAAGGAACCGGCGATCTTGAACGCCATCTCCGAAGAGTCGACGTCGTGATAGGAGCCGTCCACCATGGTGACCCGGACATCGATCATGGGGAAACCGGCAATCACACCGGACTGGCAGGTTTCCTTCATGCCGGCTTCCGCCGGACCGATGTACTCCTTGGGAACAATGCCGCCAACAATCTTGTTGACGAACTCGAACCCTGAACCCGGCTCGCCGGGCTGCATTTCGATCACCACGTGGCCGTACTGGCCCTTGCCTCCCGTCTGGCGGGCGAACTTGCCCTCACCCTTGGCACTGCCGCGGATGGTTTCCCGATAGGACACCTGGGGGGCACCGATGTTGGCCTCCACCTTGAACTCCCGCAGCATGCGGTCGACCAGGATCTCCAGGTGCAGTTCGCCCATGCCGGCGATCACGGTCTGGTTGGTTTCCGGATCAGTGGAGACCCGGAAGGTGGGGTCTTCCTCGGAGAGGGACTGAAGGGCCTTGCCGAGTTTCTCCATGTCGCCCTTGGTCTTGGGCTCCACGGCCACGGAGATCACCGGTTCGGGGATGAACAGGGATTCCAGAATGATCGGGTCGGAGTCGACGCAGAGCGTGTCGCCCGTGGTGGTGTCCTTGAGGCCGAGCACGGCGCCCAGGTCGCCGGCCCGCAGTTCGTCCACCTCCTCGCGTTCATCGGCCTTGAGCAGGATCAGGCGTGAGATGCGCTCTTTTTTGT
This portion of the Cyanobium sp. AMD-g genome encodes:
- a CDS encoding LL-diaminopimelate aminotransferase — translated: MVQVNDSYLKLKAGYLFPEIARRVKAFSAAHPEAPVIRLGIGDVTEPLPAACREAMKQAIESMGTREGFHGYGPEQGYAWLREAIARHDFQSRGCEVSAEEIFVSDGSKCDSSNILDILGAGNRIAVTDPVYPVYVDSNVMAGRTGESDDGGRYGGLTYLPITAANGFVAPLPEQPVDLIYLCFPNNPTGAVATREQLKQWVDYALAHDALILFDAAYEAFITDPELPHSIYEIEGARRCAIEFRSFSKNAGFTGTRCAFTVVPRGLTGRSATGEPVELWGLWNRRQSTKFNGVSYIVQRGAEAVYSPEGQEQVRALVSFYMENAAIIRRELAAAGLQVYGGEQAPYVWIKTPDGLDSWGFFDHLLGKAHVVGTPGSGFGAAGEGYFRLSAFNSRANVDEAMRRIRAL
- a CDS encoding TIGR03960 family B12-binding radical SAM protein gives rise to the protein MALTVAPIDFAALVDSSISRPARYLGNERGVEPRDWSAARVRWALTYPEVYEVGASNLGHVLLYSILNAVPGQLCDRAYLPAPDLAVRLRERNAPLFAVESHRPLAAFDILGFSLSYELGGTNILEMLDLAGIPIRAADRGDLPLDDPEAPPLIFAGGPTATGNPEPFAPFFDFLALGDGEELLPEIGLVVAEGRAAGLGRRALLRDLAEVPGVYVPSLYAPGPDGVSLLPLEPGLAPRIQRRTATPMPHYAMGLVPHIETVHDRLTVEIRRGCTRGCRFCQPGMLTRPARDVEPEAVIEAVEEGMLRTGYSDFSLLSLSCSDYLSLPAVGVELRNRLAEHNVSLTLPSQRVDRFDDSIAHILGGTRRAGLTFAPEAGTQRLRDIVNKGLTDAELLRGLRTAMENGYTRVKLYFMIGLPGETDADVLGIVDTCRALQQQCRDLGRLQLNLTISNFTPKPHTPFQWHSVSTAEFRRRQQLLRDALRPLRGLKTNFTDVRLSAVEDFVGRGDRRLAPVIEAAWRAGAGLDAWFESAERTHAAWTGAIEAAGLGGSYRALEMGGWSAAEAFATGDLEAFCRQPLPWDHIDSGVDKTWLAEDLRRALAAAVVPDCSFEGCSSCGVCGPELGHNVVIPAPPVPPPIPPRAPASERVCRLRFGFAKTGSLALISHLDTLRLLERALRRSGLPVSFTGGFHPLPRLQVALPLPLGVEGLGEWLDLDFAAPIDPETARQRLQAELSDELTLHSVQAVPLATPGLAQQIRAAHWRMALLPAPGQPAPVPSQWSAAIVALLEATTLPWQDQDKKGRPRQRDCRPYLLALRTVPQEDQLPGGAGLVLDLEAAVDPQGRSLRPEHLRHWLGASLGLPLVLGPVQRRCLRLDAC
- the clpS gene encoding ATP-dependent Clp protease adapter ClpS translates to MPMTNPAATETPTRSPGGAAVIEKAPERVRKTSPRYKVLLHNDPVNSMEYVVNTLRQVVPSLSEQDAIAVMLEAHNTGVGLVIVCDLEPAEFYSETLKAKGLTSTIEPEA
- a CDS encoding CPBP family intramembrane glutamic endopeptidase — translated: MRPRWIGTLLYVPVLYGLGWLLVQPLGLLTPAIPRDRLDLVGTALALLLLLVSLPLRIQRVWAERRPWRRLGVTAVPALVAQAFLRGLLKAGLLLALVTVVLLTSGQAFWHGSLSAPQLLNAMALLLGVGFAEELLFRGWLWGELELHLGTSPALWGQALVFSLVHTRFNLGPVGAVGLLGGLTMLGLALALQRRADGGVLWGAVGLHGGLVGGWFLLQGGLLDLAPTASAWLAGPGGSHPNPIGGVVGWLGLGALLWIRRRWWEPAG